One window from the genome of Pseudalkalibacillus hwajinpoensis encodes:
- the rplU gene encoding 50S ribosomal protein L21 produces MYAIIETGGKQIKVTEGQEIYIELLNTEAGETVTFDRVLMVGGDDIKVGSPMLDGATVTGKVDKHGKGKKITVYKYKPKKNYRRKQGHRQPYTKVVIDKINA; encoded by the coding sequence ATGTACGCAATTATTGAAACTGGTGGTAAACAAATCAAGGTTACTGAAGGTCAAGAAATCTACATCGAGCTTCTAAACACTGAAGCTGGTGAAACGGTTACTTTTGACCGTGTGCTAATGGTAGGTGGAGATGACATTAAAGTTGGTTCTCCTATGCTAGATGGCGCTACTGTAACTGGTAAAGTTGATAAGCACGGTAAAGGTAAGAAAATCACGGTTTATAAATATAAGCCAAAGAAAAACTACCGTCGTAAGCAAGGACACCGTCAACCTTACACTAAAGTAGTTATCGACAAAATTAACGCTTAA
- the minC gene encoding septum site-determining protein MinC — MVQKQTQHFVTIKGTKDGLNLILDDSCAFRDVINELDEKLSARHIQQTEGHTITVTLKLGNRYLTDKQEEELRAMIQSKQNLEVDRIDSNVISRSEAEAERKRTTVTSVSRTVRSGQVLEVEGDLLLIGDVNPGGTVMAAGNIFVMGSLRGIAHAGAYGDINAVITAAVMKPSQLKIAELISRPPDQAGVSIHEAECAFVKDGQSEISVDRVQILTKVRPNLTRL; from the coding sequence ATGGTACAAAAGCAAACACAGCATTTTGTCACGATTAAAGGAACGAAAGATGGCTTGAATCTGATTTTAGATGATTCTTGCGCTTTTCGTGATGTTATAAATGAACTTGATGAAAAACTTTCCGCTCGTCATATACAGCAGACGGAAGGTCATACGATTACTGTTACCCTTAAATTGGGTAATCGATATTTAACAGACAAACAAGAAGAAGAGCTTCGTGCCATGATTCAATCTAAGCAAAACCTTGAGGTTGATCGGATTGATTCAAATGTCATCTCTCGGAGTGAAGCGGAAGCAGAGCGAAAAAGAACAACTGTAACATCTGTTTCGAGAACCGTTCGTTCCGGACAGGTACTTGAAGTAGAAGGAGACCTTCTTTTGATTGGCGACGTTAATCCTGGTGGCACCGTAATGGCTGCAGGGAATATATTCGTAATGGGTTCGCTTAGAGGCATCGCACATGCAGGGGCTTATGGCGATATAAATGCCGTGATTACGGCAGCTGTTATGAAGCCATCTCAGTTGAAAATCGCTGAACTAATAAGCAGGCCACCTGATCAAGCAGGAGTAAGTATTCATGAAGCAGAATGTGCTTTTGTTAAGGACGGGCAATCTGAAATTAGCGTTGATCGCGTTCAAATACTGACTAAAGTTCGACCGAATTTGACTAGGTTGTAG
- the pheA gene encoding prephenate dehydratase, protein MDNQKKIGFLGPEGTFTEIAAKTLFQDEDRTPFPTIRACLEAVENGSVDYGVVPLENTIEGSVNMTLDLLSQQVSLPIVGELVLPIRQHLLIHPDQNDWTKITRVLSHPHAIAQCHVFLQKELAQAELSNAASTSAAAEYVQSTGKIEEAAIGNELAAEKYGLTIAQADIHDTEDNDTRFLVLHQTAEPLPRTNLFREDRVTYKIILPSDYPGALHQVLAAFAWRNLNLTKIESRPMKTGLGNYFFIIDVERPNRDVLLKGVMEEIQALGIGISVLGEYPCFVVTNK, encoded by the coding sequence ATGGATAATCAAAAGAAGATAGGTTTTCTTGGACCAGAAGGAACTTTTACAGAAATCGCAGCAAAAACGTTATTTCAAGACGAGGATCGGACACCTTTTCCTACGATTCGCGCATGCCTTGAAGCAGTAGAAAATGGTTCTGTTGACTATGGCGTTGTTCCTCTAGAGAATACGATTGAAGGCTCCGTTAATATGACGCTTGATCTTCTTTCGCAGCAAGTTTCACTTCCAATCGTAGGAGAGCTTGTATTGCCAATTCGACAGCACTTACTGATCCATCCTGATCAAAACGATTGGACAAAGATTACTCGAGTTCTTTCGCATCCGCACGCGATAGCCCAATGCCATGTTTTTCTACAAAAGGAGTTAGCTCAAGCTGAGCTTAGTAATGCAGCGTCTACAAGTGCTGCAGCGGAATATGTGCAGAGTACCGGAAAGATCGAAGAGGCAGCAATTGGTAATGAACTTGCTGCAGAAAAATACGGATTAACCATTGCACAGGCTGACATACATGATACAGAAGATAATGATACTCGCTTTCTTGTTTTACATCAAACGGCTGAACCGCTCCCGAGAACTAACCTATTTCGGGAAGACCGCGTCACTTACAAGATTATTCTTCCTTCAGATTATCCTGGAGCCCTCCATCAAGTGCTTGCGGCATTTGCATGGCGTAATCTCAATTTAACGAAAATCGAGTCTCGCCCAATGAAAACAGGACTTGGTAACTATTTCTTTATTATTGATGTCGAACGTCCTAACCGCGATGTACTCTTAAAAGGCGTAATGGAAGAAATTCAAGCGCTTGGTATTGGTATTTCTGTATTAGGAGAGTACCCCTGCTTTGTTGTAACGAATAAATAG
- a CDS encoding ACT domain-containing protein, whose protein sequence is MSKDDKNFYLVREDVLSDSMLKTLQAKLLLESGTVESVREAIDEVGVSRSAFYKYRDTILPFHTMIIEQIVTLSVHLEDRSGALSRVLSTVASLGCNLLTINQTIPLQGYATVILTMEIGETNLRLSNLLEKIKDIEAVNNAEIIGSGA, encoded by the coding sequence ATGAGCAAAGACGATAAGAATTTTTATCTCGTTCGGGAAGATGTCCTATCTGATTCGATGTTGAAAACGCTGCAAGCCAAGCTTCTTCTTGAAAGTGGCACTGTGGAATCAGTTCGAGAAGCCATTGATGAAGTTGGCGTAAGTCGGAGTGCATTCTATAAATATCGTGACACAATCTTACCGTTTCATACGATGATCATTGAACAGATCGTAACGCTCTCGGTTCATTTGGAAGATCGTTCAGGAGCACTTTCTAGAGTGCTTAGCACAGTAGCCTCACTTGGTTGCAATTTATTGACGATTAACCAGACGATTCCCCTACAGGGCTATGCTACGGTTATTTTAACAATGGAAATTGGTGAAACAAACTTACGCTTAAGCAATTTACTTGAGAAAATTAAAGACATCGAAGCCGTAAACAATGCTGAAATTATTGGATCTGGAGCATAG
- a CDS encoding ribosomal-processing cysteine protease Prp, with protein MIRFKLKRDSNNRILSFSLSGHADSGPYGYDLVCAGVSAVSIGTVNAIESLCDVTLIVDMEDEGGYLSCTVPDHLEQRIDENVQLLLQGMEVSISAIAEEYGKHIQITHT; from the coding sequence ATGATACGTTTCAAGCTGAAGCGAGATTCTAACAATCGCATCCTTTCATTTTCCCTTTCTGGACACGCTGATTCTGGCCCTTATGGCTATGATTTAGTTTGTGCAGGTGTTTCTGCTGTGTCGATTGGGACGGTGAATGCGATTGAATCCCTTTGCGATGTAACTCTCATAGTTGATATGGAGGATGAAGGCGGCTACCTCAGCTGTACTGTTCCGGATCATCTGGAACAACGTATAGATGAGAATGTTCAACTTCTCCTTCAAGGAATGGAAGTATCCATTTCTGCTATTGCCGAGGAATATGGCAAGCACATCCAAATTACTCACACATAG
- a CDS encoding IscS subfamily cysteine desulfurase has translation MIYLDYAASTPMSEAAIEAYTHAAQHFYANTQSSHDAGTDASHLLEAARSSIASHINGEPSGVYFTSGGTESNILALRSLVKMYAKGHLITCAAEHSSVLHTFSQLEQEGYEVTYLSYDHNGHVLLSELLKTIREDTILVSIAFGNSEIGAVQSMKEIGEELAKRHILFHTDAVQAFGKIAINVKEMHISALSVSSHKVYGPKGVGACYIAPSLAWRQNLPGTVHEKGFRPGTVNVPGIMSFAAAAEETIHALNSNQTKYTNLRAYLVNKLTHPNIVIEGEEGLRHIIGLRIKGLEGQYVMLELNRKGIAISTGSACSVGQQQPSKTLRAMGRSDDEARELIRISFGKRTTQKEIEKIADVFHEILTRTSVTKI, from the coding sequence ATGATTTATTTAGACTACGCAGCTTCAACACCGATGTCAGAAGCTGCAATTGAGGCATATACTCATGCCGCACAGCATTTCTATGCAAATACACAAAGTTCTCATGATGCTGGCACCGACGCTTCTCATTTACTAGAAGCTGCGCGTAGTTCAATCGCCTCTCACATAAATGGCGAACCATCAGGAGTTTATTTTACATCTGGTGGAACAGAATCAAATATACTTGCTCTTAGAAGTTTAGTAAAAATGTATGCTAAAGGACATTTGATTACTTGTGCTGCAGAGCATTCTTCCGTTTTGCATACATTCTCTCAGCTAGAACAGGAAGGATATGAGGTAACATATCTTTCTTATGATCATAATGGGCATGTATTACTTAGTGAATTGTTAAAGACTATTCGTGAAGACACGATTTTAGTATCGATCGCCTTTGGGAATAGTGAAATAGGAGCCGTTCAGTCAATGAAAGAAATCGGAGAAGAACTTGCGAAGCGTCACATTCTTTTCCATACAGATGCGGTACAGGCTTTCGGCAAAATCGCGATTAATGTCAAGGAGATGCATATCTCTGCATTATCCGTTTCATCCCATAAGGTATATGGACCAAAAGGTGTTGGCGCATGCTATATTGCACCGTCTTTAGCATGGAGGCAGAATTTACCCGGAACCGTTCATGAAAAAGGATTTCGTCCTGGTACCGTAAATGTTCCAGGCATTATGTCCTTTGCTGCAGCAGCAGAAGAAACGATTCATGCGTTGAACTCGAACCAAACAAAATATACAAACTTACGTGCCTACCTCGTGAATAAACTTACTCATCCGAATATTGTCATCGAGGGAGAAGAAGGACTACGACATATTATCGGACTTCGAATAAAAGGGCTGGAAGGACAATATGTCATGCTAGAGCTGAATCGCAAAGGAATTGCTATTTCAACTGGATCAGCCTGTTCAGTTGGCCAACAGCAGCCTTCAAAGACATTACGAGCAATGGGGAGATCGGATGATGAAGCTAGAGAGTTAATTCGTATAAGCTTTGGAAAAAGAACTACACAGAAAGAAATCGAGAAAATAGCAGACGTATTTCATGAAATCCTTACACGCACTTCCGTAACAAAGATATAA
- a CDS encoding Spo0B C-terminal domain-containing protein codes for MQLIKGNLALDHVDRAKEIIEEIIIQSRQEAKLSNLNAPKLAEYILTFNWCNHLFQLDFEVIGDEYDICVYEADLIELISRCTTVLDSYVKVPSDHHLLLTLQLYHEEIHLVFDFQGEVSDQNKLKLAFENPEVKSAKLIELEQTGQELVSTFLIK; via the coding sequence TTGCAGCTGATCAAGGGAAACCTTGCACTGGATCATGTAGACAGGGCAAAGGAAATTATCGAAGAAATTATTATCCAGTCGAGACAGGAAGCAAAATTATCGAATTTAAATGCTCCGAAACTTGCAGAATATATATTAACGTTTAACTGGTGTAACCATTTATTTCAGTTGGATTTTGAAGTGATCGGAGACGAGTATGATATTTGCGTTTATGAAGCGGATCTTATCGAGTTAATCTCTCGATGTACAACAGTGCTTGATTCTTATGTGAAAGTTCCATCAGATCATCACTTGTTATTAACGCTTCAGTTGTACCACGAAGAAATTCATCTTGTTTTTGATTTTCAAGGTGAAGTTTCCGATCAAAACAAGCTCAAGCTGGCGTTCGAAAATCCTGAGGTGAAAAGCGCTAAATTGATTGAATTAGAGCAAACGGGTCAGGAGCTAGTTAGCACGTTTTTGATTAAATGA
- the mreD gene encoding rod shape-determining protein MreD — translation MRRFLLIGTLFVLFLLEGTVFQVFAPEQFGFEFQLIPRFVTVIVIMIGMILTPAYGVVYGVIFGLLHDLIYTDLVGVYMFGMSVAAYIIGYLSKVFHLNWFTTLILGLLGVSLVEFYVYELFSLINVTDLSFSSFFYKRYLPSLLLNGIFLLIVYYPVKRLLDDLSENRRQENQAKRRSFL, via the coding sequence ACCGTTTTTCAGGTGTTTGCCCCTGAGCAATTCGGATTTGAATTTCAATTAATCCCACGTTTTGTTACTGTGATTGTGATTATGATTGGAATGATTCTCACCCCTGCTTATGGAGTAGTGTACGGTGTCATATTTGGTCTATTGCACGATTTGATCTACACGGATCTTGTTGGTGTCTATATGTTTGGAATGTCTGTTGCAGCCTACATAATCGGTTATTTATCGAAAGTATTTCACCTGAATTGGTTTACAACGCTTATCCTCGGTTTACTTGGCGTATCATTGGTGGAATTCTATGTGTATGAACTATTTTCACTTATTAATGTAACGGATCTTTCTTTCTCTTCCTTTTTCTACAAACGCTATCTTCCTTCATTACTTTTAAATGGAATCTTTTTGCTTATTGTTTACTATCCTGTTAAACGGTTGCTGGATGATTTATCGGAAAACCGTAGACAAGAAAATCAGGCCAAAAGAAGGAGTTTCCTTTAG
- a CDS encoding M50 family metallopeptidase codes for MVKMITIHPLFWMTIGLSILTGRFREMLLLFLVVLIHELGHAGAARFLGWRINEIVLLPFGGVAVVDEHGNRPLKEELIVILAGPLQHVWMMGVGATLHYMGIWNDMFDLFMLHNVMILLFNLLPIWPLDGGKLLFLLYSLRLPFKSAHKMMLYSSLFCFSLLIILTAILFPFHLNLWMVIVFLSVSQFKEWKHHPYIYFRFLLERYSKSFNGKKQVVTIAPDMRLNDLLATFSRGKHYHILIQDLNIETDEHFLLEAYFKKNQIACAVGTLFR; via the coding sequence ATGGTGAAAATGATAACGATCCATCCACTATTTTGGATGACGATTGGTCTTTCCATCTTAACAGGTAGGTTTAGAGAGATGCTGCTGCTCTTCTTAGTTGTCCTCATTCACGAGTTAGGGCATGCGGGGGCAGCCCGTTTTTTAGGATGGCGTATCAATGAGATTGTTTTATTACCATTTGGGGGCGTAGCCGTAGTTGATGAACATGGGAATCGTCCCTTGAAAGAAGAGCTTATTGTCATTCTCGCAGGGCCGTTACAGCATGTTTGGATGATGGGGGTTGGCGCGACGCTCCATTATATGGGAATATGGAATGACATGTTCGATCTCTTTATGCTTCATAATGTCATGATTCTTTTGTTTAATTTGCTGCCGATTTGGCCACTCGATGGCGGGAAGCTCCTCTTTCTTCTTTATTCTTTGCGTCTTCCCTTTAAATCGGCTCACAAAATGATGCTATATTCTTCGTTGTTTTGCTTTTCACTTCTTATTATTTTAACAGCGATATTATTTCCTTTTCATCTTAATTTGTGGATGGTGATTGTCTTTCTGTCTGTATCACAATTTAAAGAATGGAAACATCATCCTTATATTTATTTTAGATTTTTACTTGAACGCTATTCTAAATCGTTTAATGGGAAAAAACAGGTTGTTACAATTGCTCCAGATATGCGCTTAAATGACCTGCTAGCAACCTTTTCACGAGGGAAGCATTACCATATCCTCATACAAGATTTGAATATTGAAACAGATGAACATTTCTTACTGGAGGCTTATTTCAAAAAAAATCAAATTGCCTGTGCAGTGGGAACGCTATTTAGGTAA
- a CDS encoding transcription repressor NadR — protein sequence MGQEGEKILGENRRLLILQWLKESEKPLTGSDLSKRTNVSRQVIVQDISLLKARNEPIIATSQGYVMFSSDRKDTKQEQVIACKHLPEDTKNELYTIVDNGGTVKDVTVEHPLYGHLTASLYVGNRFEADQFLSKLSMTNASLLSELTSGVHLHTIEANSKSQLEAVINALKHEGFLLEQD from the coding sequence GTGGGACAAGAAGGAGAAAAAATTCTGGGTGAGAACAGGAGGTTACTCATTCTTCAATGGCTGAAAGAGAGCGAAAAGCCTTTAACAGGAAGTGATTTATCAAAACGAACCAATGTCAGCAGACAAGTGATTGTCCAGGATATTTCTTTGTTAAAAGCAAGAAATGAACCGATTATCGCTACTTCCCAAGGATATGTCATGTTCTCTTCAGATCGGAAAGATACAAAGCAAGAACAAGTGATTGCATGCAAGCATTTACCAGAAGATACAAAGAATGAACTCTATACAATAGTTGATAACGGAGGGACTGTGAAAGACGTCACCGTTGAGCATCCTCTTTATGGACACTTAACAGCTTCACTTTACGTAGGAAATCGCTTTGAAGCAGATCAATTTCTTTCTAAGCTCTCTATGACAAATGCTTCTCTTTTGTCCGAGCTTACTTCTGGTGTTCATCTTCATACAATCGAAGCAAACTCTAAATCACAGCTTGAGGCTGTTATCAACGCATTAAAACACGAAGGGTTTCTATTAGAACAGGACTAA
- the obgE gene encoding GTPase ObgE, with amino-acid sequence MFVDQVKVFVKAGDGGNGMVAFRREKYVPDGGPAGGDGGKGASVIFEVEEGLRTLMDFRYNRHFKAKTGEHGRSKNQHGRNSEDMVVKVPPGTIVSNAETGEVIADLTEHGQRATVARGGRGGRGNSRFASPSNPAPELSENGEPGEEKDVTLELKVLADVGLVGFPSVGKSTLLSVVSAAKPKIAAYHFTTIAPNLGVVDTKDGRSFVMADLPGLIEGAHEGVGLGHQFLRHIERTRVIVHVIDMSGMEGRDPYEDYLKINDELKQYKMRLMERPQIIVANKMDLPDSEENLEIFKEKLEEDFPIYPISAVTRQGVQEVLFEIADKLETTPEFPLDEEKEEETRVMYRHEKGAPEFFVTRDSDGTFVVNGPRIEKLFKMTDFNREDNVRRFAQQMRSMGIDDALRERGAEDGDAVRILEFEFEFVD; translated from the coding sequence ATGTTTGTAGATCAGGTCAAAGTATTTGTTAAAGCAGGCGATGGCGGAAATGGTATGGTAGCCTTCCGTCGAGAGAAATATGTACCGGATGGCGGTCCTGCAGGAGGCGACGGAGGAAAAGGCGCAAGCGTCATTTTCGAAGTAGAAGAAGGTCTTCGTACGCTTATGGACTTCCGTTACAATCGTCATTTTAAAGCCAAAACAGGTGAGCATGGTCGCTCGAAGAATCAGCATGGCCGTAATTCAGAAGATATGGTTGTAAAGGTCCCACCTGGTACAATTGTATCTAATGCGGAAACGGGAGAAGTTATTGCGGATCTAACTGAGCACGGGCAACGTGCAACTGTAGCGCGTGGCGGTCGAGGCGGACGTGGGAATTCACGTTTTGCATCACCTTCTAACCCGGCACCAGAGCTTTCAGAGAATGGTGAACCTGGGGAAGAAAAAGATGTTACTTTAGAGCTTAAGGTTCTAGCTGATGTTGGACTTGTTGGGTTTCCTAGTGTAGGTAAGTCAACGCTTCTATCCGTAGTATCAGCAGCGAAGCCCAAGATTGCAGCATACCATTTTACAACGATTGCACCAAATCTAGGTGTTGTTGATACAAAAGATGGACGCAGTTTCGTTATGGCTGATTTACCTGGATTAATTGAGGGCGCTCATGAAGGTGTTGGCCTTGGCCATCAGTTCCTTCGACACATTGAACGAACACGAGTTATCGTTCACGTCATTGATATGTCTGGTATGGAAGGGCGAGACCCTTATGAAGACTACTTGAAGATCAATGATGAGTTAAAGCAATATAAAATGCGTCTAATGGAACGTCCGCAAATCATTGTCGCTAATAAAATGGATCTTCCAGATTCTGAAGAAAATCTTGAAATTTTCAAGGAAAAGCTTGAGGAAGATTTCCCGATTTATCCGATTTCTGCTGTAACGCGACAAGGTGTCCAGGAAGTATTGTTTGAAATTGCAGACAAGCTTGAGACAACACCTGAGTTCCCTCTTGATGAAGAGAAGGAAGAAGAGACTCGCGTGATGTACCGTCACGAAAAAGGTGCACCTGAGTTCTTTGTAACGCGTGATAGCGACGGAACATTCGTTGTTAACGGACCACGAATTGAAAAGCTATTCAAGATGACAGACTTTAACCGAGAAGACAATGTTCGCAGGTTCGCGCAACAAATGCGTAGCATGGGAATTGATGATGCGCTAAGAGAGCGTGGAGCTGAGGATGGAGATGCGGTTCGAATTCTGGAGTTCGAATTTGAGTTCGTAGACTGA
- the minD gene encoding septum site-determining protein MinD, whose amino-acid sequence MGDAIVITSGKGGVGKTTTTANIGTALALSGKKVCLVDTDIGLRNLDVVMGLENRIIYDLVDVAEERCRLHQALIKDKRFEALYMLPAAQTKDKSAVQPEQMKKIIGELKQDYDYVLIDCPAGIEQGFKNAIAGADKSVVVTTPETSAVRDADRIIGLLEKEEGIEAPKLVVNRIRNHMMESGEMLDVDEIVSILAIDLLGIVGDDDTVITASNKGEPIALDPSSKASIAYRNIARRILGESVPLLSLQEERGMFSKVKKFFGMRS is encoded by the coding sequence GTGGGAGACGCTATCGTCATTACTTCCGGAAAAGGTGGTGTGGGTAAGACCACAACGACAGCAAACATTGGGACAGCTCTTGCACTATCGGGGAAAAAAGTATGTCTGGTAGATACAGATATAGGTCTTCGAAATCTTGATGTAGTCATGGGACTTGAAAATCGTATTATTTACGATCTTGTCGATGTTGCTGAAGAGCGATGTCGACTACATCAAGCGTTAATAAAAGATAAGCGTTTTGAAGCGCTTTATATGCTACCTGCAGCTCAAACGAAAGATAAATCTGCTGTGCAGCCAGAGCAAATGAAGAAGATTATTGGTGAGTTAAAGCAGGATTATGACTATGTTCTCATTGACTGTCCTGCTGGCATTGAGCAGGGCTTTAAGAATGCGATTGCAGGTGCGGATAAATCGGTTGTAGTAACAACTCCCGAAACGTCGGCTGTTCGAGATGCTGATCGTATTATAGGCCTTCTTGAAAAAGAAGAAGGTATTGAAGCACCAAAACTTGTTGTTAATCGTATCCGAAACCATATGATGGAAAGTGGAGAAATGCTAGATGTAGATGAGATCGTTTCTATTCTTGCTATCGATCTACTTGGCATTGTTGGCGATGACGATACAGTTATTACAGCATCTAACAAAGGAGAGCCCATTGCGCTCGACCCTAGTTCAAAAGCATCCATCGCCTATCGCAATATCGCGAGACGAATTTTAGGTGAATCTGTTCCGCTTCTTTCTCTCCAAGAAGAACGAGGGATGTTTAGTAAAGTGAAGAAATTCTTTGGAATGCGTTCCTAA
- a CDS encoding M23 family metallopeptidase, whose product MRRDLDDVRKRLHSRKRQRRQVPQMERRHDAIPSSSFQNTEVKIHPLFNRQSFLMRTMVAACLFLAAGILFKAESDKLAPVQGYVSDMMVEEFQFATVKSWYEGKFGNPVALFPTAPETDSAGEAPSYALPASGKVLENFESTGKGIMVETVLSSDVEAIDAGVVTYAGEKEGIGQTVVIQHTDGSESWYGMLDSVDVSIYDFVQTKDQLGSVSNSDDGKTGTFYFAIKKNEAFIDPLQVVPIK is encoded by the coding sequence ATGCGGAGAGACCTAGATGATGTAAGGAAACGACTTCATTCAAGAAAAAGACAGCGGCGACAAGTTCCCCAAATGGAAAGACGTCATGATGCTATCCCTTCATCTTCTTTTCAAAACACGGAGGTCAAAATCCACCCTCTCTTTAACAGGCAAAGTTTTTTAATGCGCACGATGGTTGCGGCATGCTTGTTTCTTGCTGCGGGAATACTATTTAAAGCGGAGAGCGATAAGCTTGCGCCTGTTCAGGGCTATGTTTCAGACATGATGGTAGAAGAATTTCAGTTTGCCACTGTGAAAAGTTGGTATGAAGGAAAGTTTGGGAATCCTGTGGCGTTGTTCCCGACAGCGCCTGAAACTGATTCAGCTGGGGAAGCACCAAGCTATGCTCTTCCTGCGAGCGGAAAAGTCCTTGAAAACTTTGAATCGACGGGCAAAGGAATTATGGTTGAAACGGTTTTAAGCTCCGATGTTGAAGCAATCGATGCAGGAGTAGTGACATATGCAGGTGAGAAAGAAGGAATTGGGCAGACAGTTGTGATTCAGCATACGGATGGTAGTGAATCATGGTATGGGATGCTAGATTCGGTGGATGTATCGATCTATGATTTTGTTCAAACAAAGGATCAACTTGGAAGCGTGTCGAATTCTGATGATGGGAAGACAGGAACGTTCTATTTTGCCATTAAGAAGAACGAGGCATTTATTGATCCGCTTCAAGTTGTGCCAATCAAATAA
- a CDS encoding ribonuclease E/G, producing the protein MRLIVLERNQWRAAAIEINNEFTDIWAETLTNRKPSQGDIILGKVSSVLDGKNAAFISLGSGKPGLLNGEEFVLAQGKKTAGEPLPAVSECVQEGQAILVQVKHPGVDRKGPIVTELIKLTLDHLVYMPYAGYSAVSKQLTTNREELLQFADKYCIEQEGVIFRTSAGYIKEEALLAELQSHRKEWLRILEQSSTQRAPSMVKKNSGLGEEVSKLYPLHRVSSLAANSSEAVSSFFPLLSKNATLMELNEKKKKLDKLEDTILNMKKTIKMGKANLHIEETHALTAIDVDTGGVKLGTKNETHFEVNRLAVDEIAKQLRLRNISGLIVVDFLRVEKEEQQNLHALMKSKEETDKRLKVGGFTKLGLFEMQRKKSGLPLSRFV; encoded by the coding sequence ATGCGATTAATTGTTCTTGAGAGAAATCAATGGCGGGCAGCAGCTATTGAAATAAATAATGAATTTACAGATATATGGGCGGAAACGTTGACGAATAGGAAGCCTTCTCAAGGAGATATTATTCTCGGAAAAGTGTCTTCCGTATTAGATGGCAAAAACGCCGCCTTTATCTCTCTAGGCAGTGGAAAACCCGGGTTATTAAATGGAGAAGAATTTGTTTTAGCGCAAGGGAAAAAGACAGCTGGAGAACCATTACCGGCTGTTTCTGAATGCGTTCAAGAAGGACAGGCTATTCTTGTTCAAGTAAAGCATCCAGGCGTTGATCGGAAGGGCCCAATTGTTACAGAGCTAATTAAGCTGACGTTGGATCACTTAGTCTACATGCCTTATGCAGGATACTCAGCTGTATCGAAGCAGTTAACTACAAATCGTGAAGAACTACTCCAATTTGCAGATAAATATTGTATAGAGCAAGAAGGTGTTATCTTTAGAACTAGTGCAGGATACATAAAGGAAGAAGCTCTTTTAGCGGAATTACAGTCTCATCGTAAAGAATGGCTGCGTATTCTCGAACAATCCTCTACACAACGAGCGCCTAGTATGGTGAAAAAAAACAGTGGCCTTGGGGAGGAAGTGAGCAAACTATATCCCCTTCATCGGGTGAGTAGTTTAGCGGCAAATTCCTCCGAAGCGGTTAGCTCGTTTTTTCCGCTTTTATCAAAGAATGCGACCCTGATGGAATTGAATGAGAAGAAAAAAAAGCTTGATAAGCTTGAAGATACCATTCTGAATATGAAGAAAACCATTAAAATGGGGAAAGCGAATCTTCATATTGAAGAAACGCATGCATTGACAGCTATTGACGTCGATACTGGAGGAGTAAAGCTTGGGACGAAAAATGAAACTCATTTCGAAGTGAATCGATTAGCGGTGGACGAAATTGCGAAACAGCTTCGACTTCGCAACATTAGTGGATTGATTGTCGTCGATTTTTTACGAGTCGAGAAAGAAGAGCAACAGAACCTTCATGCGTTAATGAAAAGCAAAGAAGAAACAGATAAACGCTTAAAAGTTGGAGGATTTACAAAGCTAGGACTATTTGAGATGCAACGAAAAAAGTCCGGACTTCCGTTAAGTCGGTTTGTGTAA
- the rpmA gene encoding 50S ribosomal protein L27, producing the protein MLKMNLQFFASKKGVGSTKNGRDSISKRLGAKSADGEFVSGGSILFRQRGTKIYPGTNVGRGGDDTLYAKIDGVVKFERLGRDRKQVSVYPVAKEA; encoded by the coding sequence ATGTTGAAAATGAATCTACAGTTTTTCGCATCGAAAAAGGGTGTAGGTAGTACAAAAAACGGCCGTGATTCAATCTCCAAGCGTCTTGGCGCGAAGAGCGCAGACGGCGAGTTCGTATCCGGCGGTTCGATTCTTTTCCGTCAACGCGGAACTAAGATCTACCCTGGTACAAACGTTGGCCGCGGTGGAGACGACACTCTATATGCGAAAATCGACGGCGTCGTGAAATTCGAGCGTCTTGGACGTGACCGTAAACAAGTAAGTGTATATCCAGTTGCTAAGGAAGCATAA